CTAGAAAGCTTTGGCGACTCTAAAGTCGTGTAACACGAGTACTTTGCCCCATACATTACGACTAGCAATTTTACCGACATCCACCACAGACAATACTCCGCTGGAGCTCCACCACCAAAACCCTAATGAGGGCCACTCCGCCGTGTCTTCTCTTCATCACTTGTCTCGTTTTGTCTTCTTCGCTGTCTCATTCCTATTCTTTCTCCTTCTCCAACTATCAGACCATATTGTCCCTCtcccactccctcatttcccgCGTCGTTACCCGCCGAGCCTCCCGCGGTGATGTCGACGGCGCGGAGCGGGCCAGGGCGTTGGCCTATAATCTGGAGCGTGGGTTGGGTCTCGGCTTCTACAAGTTCGCTTGGAATGTGGGATGGGATTATATAAAGCATTACGCGTGGAGAGACGCGTTGTCGTTTGAAGCCCTAGGGGGCGTTCTGTCGGATCTGAATGTGTTGTTAGAGGCTGTATGTGAGTTTAATCGGATCCAGTCGGAGGTGGAGAGGGTGGCTTGGGTCGGTCAATATTACACCAAGGCCCTTAGGGTTTCACGGTCGCTCTTCACTCGACTGCTCAAAGTTTTCCGTCAACCCGTATGTGTGTCGTTTGTTTtactttcttgttcttgttcctattgattttctaaaaatagagcaatttacctcccccattttaaaaaacataaggaGTTATTTTGCTATTTACTTCTTATAGGGGTAatttacttgcatttttcccgaAGGAATTGTGATGAGCCATGTTGTAGTAATTCACGAAATTGCAGTGGGCAGGGCCCAGAGTGTCAATGCCCATCGTATAAAAATGATTCTTGCTTTTGTCTCTGCCGAAGTGTTCTTGTCAATTTGATAATCAACGTTGGCACCTGGCTGTAAAGAAAGATACTACCTTGACTTTGATTGTTTGTCCTTACAAACGTTTGGGGTAACTTTTcaagtaaaaggaaaacgaggAAAAACGGCATATTAGTTCAATAAACTGTTCTTGTATGATAGTTCTTGGCATCCATTGGATTGGTGAAATCGTTGTTATATGAGTTGcaactttatttcttttgagtGCTAGAAAGTTAATCCTGGTATATCTTGGACTGATGGTGGTTTTGTCCATGGAACAGGGAGTATTGAGGGAAGTGGTGGTGACCCTGCAGAAAGAAGTTGTGGAGGGTGATTTGTTGAGGGACTGCCTCGAGTTGGGTGCTGATGACCTCAAGGGTTTGATCCAAATTTTCAAGGACATTGCTCTCCTATATTACTCTGCTTCTCCCAAAACTGATCTGTGAATGGGGATTTTTCCTGAAAAATAACGGGACTCTGACCATTTCATAGCAGTCATTTCCATGTAAGTATGGATGACCTACAGGGGCCAGCAGCACTTCATAGCTTAAAGTTGCTGAGCTATATGGATGTGGCAGCGTATTATGCATATGGTGGCATGATCCGATTCTGGTCCTAACGAAGGGAGGTCCGTAAGTTGAGATTTGGGCTTGAGGTGCTTGTTACGGAACTTGGCATTCTCAGTGATTACTTATGTGGTGGAAAGAGAATCATTTTCTGAAGTAGACTCTTCAAGTGCGTCTTTACTGCTGTTTCTTCAACTGcctaatttaattgaacagcagcagcagagcTCTGATCACATGTGCAATGAATGCTATCTTAGTCAATTACATTGATTATCCTATCTTTTTCTCATAACTATGCCCTTGTAAATTATTCACCTTTAAGGTGGCAGCACTTTCTTGTTTAATACCTTCGgccaaatatattgtaatattGCTGTAGATCGCCTCTGGAGATCTTGTatcctccttttcctttgaGCTAGTGTTAAGCAATTCAAAAGATTCGACCGTATTGAGAAGTGAAGAATATCATGAGTATGCTCGTCTTAAAGGGTTTTTGGCTAAAGAAGAGAAGATGAAGTTTGATCTATAAAGTAAACACCTGTCTCTGCTATTCGATTCCTGCTTATGCTGGCGGGAAACCCAGCCAAATTATCATGTGAAGTGGCAATGAGAATTAGAAGAACATCATCAAGTAAAACTATTCAATCATCAACCCTTGCACTTCCCACCCCTTGGTCCAAAAACACTAAGGTTACATTTGGATTAGAGCTGAGGATTTAAAACaaggatttcaaatgatttcatattaaataaatttaaaattcattagtCCCAAATGAAAGTTCAAGAACTTGAACAATTTTGTGGCATGAATTTATCTAAACAAGTTTAATGAATCTGAAATCTTTAAATCcaaaaaacaacacaaatgaagaaaaataaggcTCATTACATGAAGTAGGTTCCTATCAACGTCGCATTAAATCTGGAGCTACTAACTACTCCCCTGCTATTTTGAGGTCAACTTGCACCAATTTACAAACTCAACTTCAATAGTTGGATAACCTATCTATTCTTAAACATTAATTAGTTGgtattttaatatgtaaacTATTACATGTatacaaatgtaattatcccaaaacaaaataagaagaaaGCACGTATAAAAATGTCAATTCTGGACCCAAATCATATCATTAATTTCCTGAAAACATATTCCCCTCCGAAATACATTTAGAAGAATTTCatccatttattttctccaCTTTTTGATGAGCATTTGCTCCATTTCTTAAAGTCTTGctcttttttcttgcattAGCTGTCGAGGCACCAAATTTGTACGTTGccaaatatcttttaaaactccaagaaaagaaaatcttttaaCACTTTATTAGCTGCTTGATAACATGAATTCAATGTTTGGACAACGGTTGTACAATTAACAAAGAACAAATTTTCAGAAAGTTAAGAATTATGTTGAGTCAGGCTTGCAGCTGGACATTTTCTCTTGACGGGGTTATTCAGAACCTGGAGGCCTACTACGTCTACAATGGCTTCCATATTGTCTTCCTGTAGGCTTACACTTTCTTTAAAGTAGAAATACGGGTTTACATGATGATCAGCTTCATGTCCTGCAGCTGACAGCATGATTGGATCAAAAGATTTGGTAAGTAGTCACTGGTTCACCGGATATTAATATTGCTTTGCAAATAAACTCTTGTAACTAATCACAGACGACTTTGCAGTTTTGAAAATGGCAGGAAGGAATTATTTGGATCTCCAGACATTAATTGCACTGATTTGTATACATGGCTCCAAAAGTGAAGACCGGGTCGCAGATTGCCTTTTTTCGTCGCAGACATCTCACGTTATGTCCGCGTGAAATCAATGCATCTAACTAACTCCATCTCTGTATGTAGAACAGCTGAAAATCTGTCATTTCCAGTTTGCAAAAACTTGTGCaaatacgtatatatatgtacgcTTTCATGCCTTAAATTTCATCACACACTCCAACACTCACTGGCCCTCCTACTTTCATCTTTACTTCTTTATTTCTGATCCTCCTTTTTGCTTTTGCTTGCTTgcatttacatttattttctctacTGCTACAACtacatacatttatatttggaTATATCTACAATGAGAAGTGGGCTTAAGCCATGGATTGTGGTGTGTGTGGTTGTGGCTGTGGCGGTGAATCTCCTTAATGGGGTTGTGGCGGAGCCCCAAGTTCCATGTTACTTCATATTTGGTGATTCATTGGCGGTGAATCTCCTTAATGGGGTTGTGGCGGAGCCCCAAGTTCCATGTTACTTCATATTTGGTGATTCATTGGTGGACAATGGTAACAATAATAACATTCAGTCCTTGGCCCGGGCTAATTACTTGCCTTACGGCATTGATTTTCCAGACGGGCCGACTGGGAGGTTCTCCAATGGTAAAACTACAGTTGATGTCATCGGTAAGCTCTACTATCCCTTCTCTGACCGTCAACCATAGAGATGAAATTGCATGAATGAATGTGATTAATTAAGTTATGTCGACCATGTGCAAGAACTAACCCTCTAGCTAGATCTTGTGAGCTAACTACAGTATTCCACATTATGGAATCATCAAGATTATTTATTGATCTGGAAAATGACCTATACTTATTTGCTATATTCTACAGCGGAGCTGCTAGGCTTTGACGACTATATTCCGGGCGAACAAATACTCAGGGGAGTGAACTACGCATCTGCTGCTGCTGGAATTAGATCAGAAACTGGCCAGCAGTTGGTAGGGCGGCATCCCTCATTCCTTAACATTAATTAACGAAATCGGACAATATTTCcattacataatatattaacTGTCTGGAAACCTGTTAATTCATTAGGGTGCTCGAATCGATTTTACTGGGCAAGTAAATAACTACAAGGACACAGTTGAACAAGTGGTGAACATACTAGGTGATGAAGACTCTGCTGCCAATTACTTGAGCAAGTGCATATACTCAATTGGAGTGGGCAGCAATGACTATCTTAACAACTACTTCATGCCTCTCTACTACTCAACTAGCCGTCAGTACTCGCCTGAACAATATGCCGATATCCTCATTCAACAGTATTCCCAACAAATAAGGGTAGGTCAACTCAGATTTTTTTGGTATCCCCaattgtcttttcttttgtttttgttaacTGTTCTTGGTTTTGGGGcaatatacatacatgcaGACTTTGTACAACTATGGAGCTCGGAAGTTTGCTTTAATTGGAGTGGGGCAAATCGGGTGCAGCCCGAATGCGTTGGCCCAGAATAGCCCGGATGGCTCTACATGCGTGCAAAGAATTAACGGCGCAAATCAGATATTCAACAACAAGCTGAGAGCATTAGTTGATGAGTTCAACAGCGATGCACAGGATGCAAAATTTATCTACATTAACGCATACGGAATTTTCCAGGATTTGATTGAGAACCCTTCAGCCTTTGGTAATGTTTATCACAACCTAAACTGagttaatttttccttttgtttctcCCTAGCTGTTTTAACACTTATGTCTTTGTCTATGTTGGTTACAGGTTTTAGGGTGACAAATGCTGGATGCTGTGGGGTGGGGAGGAACAATGGGCAAATAACATGTCTCCCTCTACAAACTCCATGCCAAAACAGAGATGAATACTTGTTTTGGGACGCATTCCATCCCACAGAAGCTGCAAATATCATTGTCGGCAGGAGGTCATACAGTGCTCAAAAGGCATCAGATGCATATCCCTTTGATATTCGCCGCTTGGCTCAACTCTAAGAACAATACAAGAGTGATGCAATTATAAGGTGTTTGTATAAGTTGATGATCATCAAATGTaatgtctatatataatttgttccGACATATGCTTTCTTTGTTCTGATCAGTTGATGTTTGTCATATTTTTGTGTTGCAACTGTTGTAGTatggaaatattaatatcatttttctggcttcaaatttatgtttttcgtATTAGATCATACATGGagattgtttttcttttttcaaaagcaCTTGGATGGTAATATCAAATCGCTGGATCATATACTTAAAATCTTTCGATGTTATTTTCGGTTTCcattttagttaaatatcACGTTTTCATTGTTTTCGTCTTACGACCGACAAGTTGCATCATCATGTGGTCGGAAATCACTCTTTGGCTAAAATGTACTACGTTCAAGAGATATGATAAGACTTAGACTTTATATTGCATACTACGTACATTATCAATTATGTATCGACTTTTCTCCTGCAAAACCACTAAACTAAAAGTCTGAGAACTACAGTGCACCTTATCAAGAAAGTTGCTTTTAGAACGAGGAGACGTGGCAATCTTCTACCTCACAGAGGAAACTTATCAATGGAAATCTCGACTCAGGTGAATGAAGAGAGGGACAGGATTTTCTGTCCTAAAAAGGACACCAAGACTTCGACTTCTTTCCTAGAAAACAAACTTCTCTCACAGATACGATCAAACGCTGTCCCTCCTCCACCATAATGAATTCCGTCGCGACGtctatttgtatttaatgCTAATCCgtaacaaacttttttttttttttaattcaaatcaagtttagttgaaacaaatttattgatcACGAACTGTATGTCAACCACACAACATGTGCTCAATCCAAACTACAATTTTCCAAAGAAGTTTATACACACAAATCTTTCTCTCCCTTTATGTCCGGCCACATCATTCTCCCACTTCCAGCTCCAGAAAGTCATCaatcattacaaaattaagGGGTTGAATGCATATTACCTCCTTATGTTATACGAAATGGGCAAATTACTCtctaatagaaaaaaatatagtaaattacttcttatatttttcataataaaccAAATAAGTCCCTCACGCGATTTCGTATATGACAGGGGTGGGCATTCATCTTTTCCCAAAATTAAGTAGTAGTGAAGCACATGATATTTGCATGTGAAACTCATGGTTTCTGAAGGTAGGACAACACACACCCTCCTCAACTAGATCTCCTTATCAGCCTATTTATTGGAGTCCCTCTCAGCTTGATTTGATCACTGCTTTTTCTCCAATACACCATCACTCAATCACCcacctttcattttttattcagcAAAAATGACACACTCTAATAACATTAATGTCTGCTTCTTGTTTCTACTATTTATTGCAAGTACATTACAAACTATCGTTGTTGGCGAACCCAAAGTTCCATGCTTCTTCATTTTCGGAGACTCGCTGGTTGACAATGGCAACAACATTAACCGCAATACGACGACTAAAGTCAATTACTTCCCTTATGGGATTGATTTTCCAGGTGGCCCGACTGGAAGATTCAATAATGGTCGAAATATAGCAGATATCATTGGTACGTAAACCCATTTTTCTGGCATCACTTCTGACATTaggttaattatttattatatatatttttgaggGATTCGATCTCTCTCCTTACAGCTGAACTATTGGGCTTCGACAAGTACATCGCCCCGTTTGCCAATGCTACAAATCAGGACATCCTCCGAGGAGTGAACTATGGATCCGGCGGTTCTGGAATTCTTGAGGAAACAGGACACCTCTTCGTacaaactctctctctctctctgtgtcgGGCTAATAAAGTTTAAATTCTAACATTTTGGTGTTAATATGTTTGTAAGGGCGACGTGATCAATTTCAAGGAGCAATTATCGAATCACGAGGTTGTGATTTCGCGCGTGGCGAGGTTACTAGGAAGTGAAAGTGTGGCAAAACAACATTTGAGTAGGTGCATATATTCAGTTGGAATGGGCAATAACGATTACCTGGCCAACTATTTGCCTCAATACCACTCCAAAACCACCCCATATACTCCACGCCAGTTTGCTTCACTTGTCATTGCCCAATACTCAAAGCAGCTCCGAGTCAGTAGTTTCTCTCCTTTAATTACCTCcttaattatacatatgaaaTAATTCCATGAAACCCGCTACTGAATTTAATCAGAGGTTGTACGATGCCGGCGCAAGAAAAGTAGCCGTCTTTGCACTTGGTAAATTAGGCTGCATCCCACAGCAGTTGGCGGCCTACGGCGCCTCGGACGGCTCCTCCTGCGTGGAAACCAGTAACAATGTCGTTAAAAGTTTTAACGAATATCTTAAGATTCTCATCCACTATCTTAACAGCAATCTCGCTGACGCCAAGTTCGTATACACACAAGACACCTCCGACAGTGAATCATACGGTATGCTGTCTTATTTTGGATATcctataaaacttataaacacAACCAAACAGGGTTGGATGATTGGATGGTGTTGGTTTTGCAGGTAATATCAGTAATTTGAGTGAGCCGTGTTGTGGTGTATCGGCAGAGGACGGGCAATGCGTTGCGGGGAGTGCTCCGTGCAGCAACAGGGATGCGTATTTGTTCTGGGATGCATTCCACCCGACGGAGGCTGCATCGTTGCTGTCTGCCAAAATTGCGTATGATCATATGTCTCCACTGTTTGCTGAACCTGAATCTGATGCTGTTGCTAGTTATTAGTTGGATGATGTGCTATTTAGTATTTATTCCGCTCACTCCTCTTTGTATCAGTGTGTTATGGGCCTTGTCCTCTTTAATCTCAACAAGTGGGCTGGAGTTTTCTAGCCTCCTCATCTACTCAATTCTACCCCATTCAtcattacaatattattattattacatgatCTAAGCTGAAAcgataattgattattatatgTCACAACGAAACATGAAATCCTTCAACATTAGTTGtcataaaaatgtaattaacaatAACTTTGTAACTGCTATATGCCATTCTTTAGTAACAACATTAGTCAGACTTCAAAAATCATACTACATATTTTTACAACAGAAGATCAtgacaattattttaatcacatcataacaagaaacaaatcgttgtaaaatcttaaaattttcacactgatttatttgacacagtattaatttattataatttatatttattttctaatataaagaacaatttattattttgtagtgATTTACATGATACATCCACATCTCTAccgatttaaattaattcccaaAGTCAAAGGCGGATAAG
Above is a window of Sesamum indicum cultivar Zhongzhi No. 13 unplaced genomic scaffold, S_indicum_v1.0 scaffold00388, whole genome shotgun sequence DNA encoding:
- the LOC105180187 gene encoding uncharacterized protein LOC105180187, translated to MRATPPCLLFITCLVLSSSLSHSYSFSFSNYQTILSLSHSLISRVVTRRASRGDVDGAERARALAYNLERGLGLGFYKFAWNVGWDYIKHYAWRDALSFEALGGVLSDLNVLLEAVCEFNRIQSEVERVAWVGQYYTKALRVSRSLFTRLLKVFRQPGVLREVVVTLQKEVVEGDLLRDCLELGADDLKGLIQIFKDIALLYYSASPKTDL
- the LOC105180188 gene encoding GDSL esterase/lipase At1g29670-like, with translation MRSGLKPWIVVCVVVAVAVNLLNGVVAEPQVPCYFIFGDSLVDNGNNNNIQSLARANYLPYGIDFPDGPTGRFSNGKTTVDVIAELLGFDDYIPGEQILRGVNYASAAAGIRSETGQQLGARIDFTGQVNNYKDTVEQVVNILGDEDSAANYLSKCIYSIGVGSNDYLNNYFMPLYYSTSRQYSPEQYADILIQQYSQQIRTLYNYGARKFALIGVGQIGCSPNALAQNSPDGSTCVQRINGANQIFNNKLRALVDEFNSDAQDAKFIYINAYGIFQDLIENPSAFGFRVTNAGCCGVGRNNGQITCLPLQTPCQNRDEYLFWDAFHPTEAANIIVGRRSYSAQKASDAYPFDIRRLAQL
- the LOC105180191 gene encoding GDSL esterase/lipase At4g18970-like, whose amino-acid sequence is MTHSNNINVCFLFLLFIASTLQTIVVGEPKVPCFFIFGDSLVDNGNNINRNTTTKVNYFPYGIDFPGGPTGRFNNGRNIADIIAELLGFDKYIAPFANATNQDILRGVNYGSGGSGILEETGHLFGDVINFKEQLSNHEVVISRVARLLGSESVAKQHLSRCIYSVGMGNNDYLANYLPQYHSKTTPYTPRQFASLVIAQYSKQLRRLYDAGARKVAVFALGKLGCIPQQLAAYGASDGSSCVETSNNVVKSFNEYLKILIHYLNSNLADAKFVYTQDTSDSESYGNISNLSEPCCGVSAEDGQCVAGSAPCSNRDAYLFWDAFHPTEAASLLSAKIAYDHMSPLFAEPESDAVASY